The following is a genomic window from Pseudomonadota bacterium.
CCCAACGCTTGACAGCCCCTTGTACGGGAAACGGCACTCGGGACGCTGCGGGTTGAGGAAGGCGAGCGCGGGCAGCGTCGCTTCGGGTACCAGGTGATGATCGATGACGATGACATCGACGCCGGCGGCCTTGGCGCGCTCGATTCGCTCGTGGTCGCTCGAACCGCAGTCGCAGGTCACTATGAGCCCTGGTCGCGTTAGCAGGACCTTGTCAAGAGCCTGCTCGCTGAAGCCGTACCCCCCCTCGAAGCGGTTGGCTACGAGCACGCTGACCGTGCCGCCAAGCACCTCGAGCACGTCGGCCAGGATGACCGCGGATGTGGTTCCGTCCACGTCGTAGTCGCCAAACACGGTGATGCGCTCGCGGGCACGCACCGCTCGCGCCAGGCGCTCGGCGGCGATCTCGCGGTCGGCCATCGTGGCGGGCGGAGTGAGCCCGGCCAGCCGAGCGCTCAAGAAATCGCGCGCAGCCTCGGGCTCACGCAGGCCTCGGTGCAGCAGGACCTGGCCCACGGTAGCCGCCACACCGCACGCCGCTCCCAGCGCTTGGGCCGCTTCGGGTTCCGCCGGCAGCACCTCGTATTGCATGCCTCAAGCCCGCTGAAAGAAGCGTCGATCCATCCACTCGGTGAAAGGGGCGGCCACGTAGATCGAAGAGTAGGTGCCCACGACGAAGCCCACGAACAGTGCAAAAACGATATCTCGTATCACGGGTGTGCCCCAGATGAAGAAAGCTGAAATCGACAACAGCGTCGTGATGGAGGTGATTATGGTCCGGGAAAGGGTCTGCGACGTGCTGATGTTGATCAGGTTGTAGAGGCTCGCGTCGCGCATGCGATGCATGTTTTCCCGAATCCGATCGTAGACCACGATGGTGTCGTTGATAGAATAGCCGATGACGGTGAGGAGGGCCGCAACGGTCGCGAGATTGACTTCTTTCTGAAGCACCACGAACAGGCCGCACGTGATCATCGCGTCGTGGACCATGGCCACGACACCACCGGGAGCGAAACGCAGGTCAAAGCGAAAGGCCACGTACACCATGATGAACGCGACCGCATAGAGCAAGGCCTTGAGCGCCGCGTCGCGAAGCTGGGCACCTGCCTTGGGGCCGACCCACTCCACCCGCAGCGGCAGCTCCGGGGCCCGGTCGGGCATGGCTTGCTGCAGCCCGCGCACCACCTCGTCGGCCACCCCGACCAATCGGGCCTCGTAGCGGTGGTCGTCGGCGCGACCAAAGGCCGTAACCTTCTTGACCTGGGCGCCCGCCTGCTTGAGCGCAGCCTCGAGAGCAGTTGGGTCTGCCGTATCCGACAGGCGCAGCGAAATCTTGTCGCCGCCCGGGGATACTTTCATTTCCTCGAGCTGGGTAGCTCCCAGCGCGGACGTGAGCTTCGCCTCGATCTGCTCGATCTGCTCCTTGGGCAGCGAGGAAACCTCCTGGATCCGTATGATGTACTGGTTGAGCTTCCCTTCCACGCTCACGACCTGAGGACGCTCGTAACCGAGCCCCATGATGCTGCTACGCAGCGCCCCGGGCCCCGTATCGGTCTTGAAGGCCAGCTCGATC
Proteins encoded in this region:
- the secF gene encoding protein translocase subunit SecF; this translates as MHIFKPGRTFNFLRYRKLFGVISTLLVAGSLALLFVPGPNYGIDFKGGTEIELAFKTDTGPGALRSSIMGLGYERPQVVSVEGKLNQYIIRIQEVSSLPKEQIEQIEAKLTSALGATQLEEMKVSPGGDKISLRLSDTADPTALEAALKQAGAQVKKVTAFGRADDHRYEARLVGVADEVVRGLQQAMPDRAPELPLRVEWVGPKAGAQLRDAALKALLYAVAFIMVYVAFRFDLRFAPGGVVAMVHDAMITCGLFVVLQKEVNLATVAALLTVIGYSINDTIVVYDRIRENMHRMRDASLYNLINISTSQTLSRTIITSITTLLSISAFFIWGTPVIRDIVFALFVGFVVGTYSSIYVAAPFTEWMDRRFFQRA